In Bernardetia sp., a single window of DNA contains:
- a CDS encoding SpoIIE family protein phosphatase has translation MKFRKIEFIVLPFCFLLAIGFTAYSIRNIILDKDKETRILVNETALSVSSFVSKYNYQLLMLQSRAEELMSDNFDTQYITSRLVEVEGKGWELQPEKSDTLTSFGRVTGTGSIKNLSNDKIQEIYMAETLNKSFISTSRILPNSPFTYYISKANFFNLTPRYTEDFAFFSDEYITFDLFTSGLPKNNPSKSIFWSKPYIDTGGKGLMTTAGIPLYHKGEFKGNISIDMLFVNIADYLKSNTFKDQHISLVDDYNQLVSSTLENIVTSDSIPTLSHLIGDSSQIEIFDKQTFLWHKNKRIFVSDIPNSKWKIFHFETAKEFYGSIIFDIAYIIFANLFLLVIIYLLFNTNRLRIRNKDAKIKAENANQKIKESINYASRIQQALIPSTQALKNNFAEHFVFWRPRDVVSGDYYWVRDIGDEVVVVVADCTGHGIPGAFMSMLGISFLNQMVSSGKVLPGQILDEMRKNVKRSLRQNLGSNSNKDGIDMAFFTICKSDNQLRFAGAHNPLYIVRKYEPNCNDVVELKENKRVRLIESEDKKSSFYLIELKPNAQPVGIYPKEQPFHTHHIQLKKGDCLYAFSDGFYDQTGGANKRKFMSKKFKQLLLQLADKPMNIQKKELGTTIDNWQQDYQQVDDMLILGIRV, from the coding sequence ATGAAATTTAGAAAAATTGAGTTCATAGTTTTACCTTTTTGTTTTCTTTTAGCAATCGGCTTTACTGCTTACTCTATCAGAAATATTATTTTAGATAAAGATAAAGAAACAAGAATTTTGGTTAATGAAACAGCACTAAGTGTGAGTTCATTTGTAAGTAAATACAATTATCAACTGTTGATGTTGCAAAGTAGGGCAGAAGAACTAATGTCTGATAATTTTGATACGCAATATATCACAAGCAGATTAGTTGAGGTTGAAGGAAAAGGATGGGAATTACAGCCTGAAAAAAGTGATACATTAACATCATTTGGTAGGGTTACTGGTACAGGGTCTATAAAGAATTTATCTAATGATAAAATTCAAGAAATTTATATGGCAGAAACTTTGAATAAGTCTTTTATCAGTACTAGCCGTATTTTGCCTAACTCACCATTTACGTACTACATTTCAAAAGCAAATTTTTTCAATTTAACCCCTAGATACACAGAGGATTTTGCTTTTTTTAGTGATGAATATATCACATTTGACTTGTTTACTTCTGGCTTACCTAAAAACAACCCTAGCAAAAGTATATTTTGGTCAAAACCTTATATAGATACTGGAGGAAAAGGACTTATGACAACAGCAGGAATACCTTTATATCACAAAGGGGAGTTTAAGGGGAATATTTCCATTGACATGTTGTTTGTCAATATTGCAGATTACTTAAAAAGTAATACTTTTAAAGACCAGCACATCAGTTTGGTTGATGATTATAATCAATTAGTTTCCAGTACATTGGAAAACATTGTGACTTCTGATTCAATTCCTACATTATCCCATCTAATTGGTGATTCCAGTCAAATAGAAATATTTGATAAACAAACTTTTTTATGGCATAAAAACAAACGAATATTTGTTTCAGACATACCAAATTCCAAATGGAAAATATTCCACTTCGAAACGGCTAAAGAATTTTACGGCTCAATTATCTTCGATATTGCATATATTATTTTTGCTAACCTTTTTTTGTTGGTAATAATATACTTACTCTTTAATACAAATAGATTGAGGATTAGAAATAAAGATGCCAAAATTAAGGCTGAAAATGCTAATCAAAAAATTAAAGAAAGTATAAATTATGCAAGTCGCATACAACAGGCACTTATTCCATCTACACAAGCACTGAAAAATAACTTTGCTGAACACTTTGTTTTTTGGCGTCCACGAGACGTAGTTAGTGGGGATTATTATTGGGTAAGAGATATTGGAGATGAGGTGGTAGTTGTTGTTGCTGATTGTACAGGACACGGCATACCTGGAGCTTTTATGAGTATGCTTGGAATTTCATTTCTAAATCAAATGGTAAGTAGTGGCAAAGTTTTGCCAGGGCAAATATTGGACGAGATGCGTAAAAATGTCAAACGCTCACTTAGGCAGAATTTAGGCTCAAACTCAAATAAAGATGGGATAGATATGGCTTTTTTTACTATTTGTAAATCAGATAATCAACTTCGCTTTGCAGGTGCTCATAACCCACTTTATATAGTGAGGAAATACGAACCTAACTGCAACGATGTTGTAGAATTAAAAGAAAACAAAAGAGTAAGGCTAATAGAATCAGAAGACAAAAAATCATCATTCTATTTGATTGAACTAAAGCCAAATGCACAACCAGTAGGTATTTATCCTAAGGAACAGCCTTTTCATACACACCATATACAACTAAAAAAAGGAGACTGCTTATATGCTTTTTCAGATGGTTTCTATGACCAAACGGGTGGAGCTAATAAACGCAAATTTATGAGTAAAAAATTCAAGCAATTACTCTTACAACTAGCTGATAAGCCTATGAATATCCAAAAAAAGGAATTAGGTACAACGATAGATAATTGGCAGCAAGACTATCAACAAGTGGATGATATGCTCATACTTGGTATCAGAGTATAA
- the purE gene encoding 5-(carboxyamino)imidazole ribonucleotide mutase produces the protein MVSIIMGSRSDLRVMGAAAEVLEELGVEYSLTIVSAHRTPERLFDFAKSAREKGIKVIIAGAGGAAHLPGMVASLTSLPVIGVPVKSSNSIDGWDSVLSILQMPSGVPVATVALDGAKNAGILAAQILGSADEKLGSRLDTFKENLKDKVIGDVENIDKNGWKELV, from the coding sequence ATGGTTTCGATAATAATGGGTAGTCGTTCAGATTTGAGAGTAATGGGAGCTGCAGCCGAAGTTTTAGAAGAACTTGGCGTAGAGTATTCCTTAACGATTGTCTCGGCACATCGCACTCCTGAAAGATTATTCGACTTTGCTAAGTCAGCTAGAGAAAAAGGAATAAAAGTAATCATTGCAGGAGCAGGAGGAGCAGCACACTTACCTGGAATGGTGGCATCACTTACTTCGCTGCCTGTCATTGGTGTACCCGTAAAATCTTCAAACTCTATTGACGGATGGGATTCAGTGTTGTCTATTTTACAAATGCCTTCTGGAGTTCCTGTCGCTACGGTGGCATTAGATGGCGCAAAAAATGCTGGTATTTTGGCTGCTCAAATTTTAGGTAGTGCTGACGAAAAATTAGGCTCTCGTTTAGATACATTTAAAGAAAACCTAAAAGACAAAGTAATAGGTGATGTAGAAAATATCGATAAAAATGGCTGGAAGGAATTGGTATAA
- a CDS encoding DUF2911 domain-containing protein encodes MLKTSTFSFVLVAFMALFFSFSAFAQIEMPQPSPLAMVKQTAGLTDITIEYSSPAMRGRTIFGELVPYGEVWRTGANKATAITFSDDVTIDGTKVEAGTYALFTIPNKDKWTIIINKNAEQWGAGKYSEQEDVVRVEVESSTSPMAFERMTFMIEAVEDKAATISLFWANTKVSFTANVNSVGKVISTIEATLKQADNLWYTYAQSAEYYMENDQNLEQAREWIDKSLALKDHYYNNWVKARVLVARSKTGGVPSGAEAAVKLAKKAMELGDKENTNFYKRLKPEMEQFVKTYSQGLPKTKDNKK; translated from the coding sequence ATGTTAAAAACTTCGACTTTTAGTTTTGTATTAGTGGCTTTTATGGCTCTATTTTTTAGTTTTTCTGCTTTTGCTCAAATTGAAATGCCACAGCCAAGTCCTCTTGCTATGGTGAAGCAAACAGCAGGACTTACAGATATTACGATAGAATACTCATCTCCTGCTATGCGTGGACGTACTATTTTTGGAGAACTTGTTCCTTATGGTGAAGTATGGCGCACAGGTGCAAACAAAGCAACAGCCATTACTTTTTCTGATGATGTTACCATTGATGGAACAAAAGTAGAAGCAGGAACTTATGCTCTTTTTACCATTCCAAATAAAGACAAATGGACAATCATTATTAATAAAAATGCAGAGCAGTGGGGAGCAGGAAAATATAGTGAACAAGAAGATGTCGTTAGAGTTGAGGTAGAATCTTCAACATCGCCAATGGCTTTTGAGCGTATGACCTTTATGATAGAAGCTGTTGAAGATAAGGCTGCAACAATTTCACTTTTTTGGGCAAATACGAAAGTTTCTTTCACAGCAAATGTCAATTCTGTTGGAAAAGTGATTTCAACTATTGAAGCTACGCTAAAACAAGCTGATAATCTTTGGTACACGTACGCACAATCAGCTGAATATTATATGGAAAATGACCAAAATTTAGAACAAGCAAGAGAGTGGATTGATAAGTCACTTGCTTTGAAAGACCATTATTACAACAACTGGGTAAAGGCTCGTGTTTTGGTAGCTCGTAGCAAAACAGGTGGTGTTCCTAGTGGTGCAGAGGCAGCTGTAAAACTAGCAAAAAAAGCAATGGAACTAGGAGATAAAGAAAACACGAATTTCTACAAGCGTTTGAAGCCAGAAATGGAGCAGTTTGTAAAAACTTATTCTCAAGGGCTTCCAAAAACAAAAGACAATAAAAAATAG
- a CDS encoding TlpA family protein disulfide reductase, which yields MKISLFVLPIIATSLFLVGLCGNIFSPSDKKNTLTNKTTHLETPLGETIQLDDLTKNAKLKGKWIVLDFWASWNSESLKEKNLLNDVYSQYNTKNLEIVSVSLDNSKERWKNAVAQNNSSWLEVSDLKGWESAACNKYNVSALPYRILLNPQGEIVKKTNSNQELVKTLEEVL from the coding sequence ATGAAAATCTCCTTATTCGTCCTTCCCATCATTGCTACAAGTTTATTTCTTGTAGGTTTGTGTGGAAATATATTTTCTCCTTCTGATAAAAAAAATACGCTTACTAACAAGACAACACACTTAGAAACTCCATTAGGAGAAACTATCCAATTAGACGACCTTACTAAAAATGCAAAATTGAAAGGAAAATGGATTGTTTTAGATTTTTGGGCTTCTTGGAACAGTGAAAGTTTGAAAGAAAAAAATCTTTTGAATGATGTTTATTCACAATACAATACTAAAAATTTAGAGATTGTATCAGTTTCTTTAGACAATTCAAAAGAACGTTGGAAAAATGCAGTCGCTCAAAACAACTCTTCTTGGCTAGAGGTGTCTGACTTAAAAGGATGGGAGAGTGCAGCTTGTAATAAATACAATGTTTCTGCATTGCCCTATCGTATATTGCTTAATCCACAAGGCGAAATTGTAAAGAAAACAAACTCTAATCAAGAATTAGTCAAGACTTTAGAAGAAGTTTTATAA
- a CDS encoding trans-sulfuration enzyme family protein, whose protein sequence is MKKSTQCVHSGTYFDEKTGGVNTPIYTSTAYTYDSEGQIPYPRYFNTINQEVVAQKIATLERGEAGLIFSSGMAATMSALLGVLQAGDHLILQNDIYGGTHYAVGEQLSKLGIESTFVEGRTLEDFKKAIKPNSKAIFIETPSNPLLLLVDIAEMASFAKENNLISFIDNTFGTPIFQNPLRLGIDVVIHSGTKYLAGHSDLSCGAVVTSQKLIEKIHHVAFNFGGNLDAMATSLLERSIKTLALRVKTQAKNAQRIAEALQKLPQVKNVFYPGLPNHPDHDIAKKQMKGGFGAMLSFELDTDKEGRAKFVRHLELICKAVSLGGVESTITEPVFTSHAKVPVEMREKMGITENLYRLSVGIEDAEDLIEDLTNAIQTIEIRSKKSVSI, encoded by the coding sequence ATGAAAAAATCTACACAATGCGTCCATAGTGGAACGTACTTCGACGAAAAAACAGGTGGTGTAAATACGCCTATTTATACTTCTACGGCTTATACGTATGATAGTGAAGGACAAATTCCTTATCCTCGTTATTTCAATACAATAAATCAAGAAGTAGTGGCTCAAAAAATTGCTACTTTGGAGCGTGGGGAGGCTGGACTTATCTTTTCTTCTGGAATGGCTGCCACGATGTCAGCACTTTTGGGAGTATTGCAGGCAGGCGACCACTTGATTTTACAGAATGATATTTACGGAGGAACACATTATGCAGTAGGTGAGCAGCTTTCAAAACTAGGGATAGAATCTACTTTTGTAGAAGGACGCACGTTAGAAGATTTTAAAAAGGCTATTAAACCAAACTCAAAAGCTATTTTCATCGAAACGCCTTCTAATCCACTTCTTTTGCTTGTCGATATTGCAGAGATGGCAAGTTTTGCGAAGGAAAATAATTTGATTTCTTTTATTGATAATACATTTGGAACACCAATTTTTCAAAATCCGTTGCGCTTAGGAATTGATGTGGTGATTCATAGTGGAACAAAATATTTGGCAGGACACAGCGACCTCTCTTGTGGCGCAGTCGTAACCTCTCAAAAACTGATAGAAAAAATACATCATGTAGCCTTCAATTTTGGTGGAAATTTAGATGCTATGGCTACATCACTTTTAGAAAGAAGTATCAAAACGCTTGCACTGCGTGTCAAAACACAGGCTAAAAATGCTCAAAGAATAGCAGAAGCGTTGCAGAAATTACCACAAGTTAAAAATGTATTTTATCCTGGACTTCCAAATCATCCAGACCACGACATTGCCAAAAAACAGATGAAAGGAGGATTTGGTGCAATGCTTTCTTTTGAGTTAGATACAGATAAAGAAGGTAGAGCGAAGTTTGTTCGCCATTTAGAACTGATTTGTAAGGCTGTGAGTTTAGGAGGTGTAGAGAGTACAATTACAGAACCTGTTTTTACCTCACACGCAAAAGTACCAGTAGAGATGCGTGAAAAAATGGGAATTACAGAAAATTTGTATCGTCTTTCTGTTGGAATTGAAGACGCTGAAGATTTGATTGAAGACCTTACAAATGCTATTCAAACCATAGAAATCCGAAGTAAAAAAAGTGTTTCAATATAA
- a CDS encoding ribosomal protein L7/L12, with amino-acid sequence MAFHYFQSYDNYFWQWEENGEVVSIPNGQTIAYRNYLIEVLETLAPQTLPSFGLILLGLIGTNVSFSENDLETIKQNFRSAETYEKEGKHWEQNIDKAFNLLRILKTLPNEYKTGTKRILVLQAIFENTHNSISVKKSKRLIEQLKEKDIDSHKELLSYYPLNSDFKPMGLVADKFPTRESILEKIASIPRIKPQKIEVEDDKKQQPSKTKETDLIEELQKDKDTFVIGSLIPSLFAGLNIPFHNTQPSQQPLGGVSDLTNKGSYDRLLISEYANDDLIFLSRLANNEALFINREVPPHQNDSERIFLIDISLKNWGTPKILTFAVAIAIAEHPKSDFVCHFYLVSEKKYQKIALDTVHNVIQSLLHFGTDLTAKQGIETFFDENIKELDLKNKEVFYLSSTEAIQNTETKTALEEYKKYISYWIHTDLETENYENKGKVTLYKKKQNSKTHIQTLKLDLNRLWANSPTRKNRRKKNKQELQLYSLILKNAGSRKLEVIKKIRDIMEVSLGKAKDVVEYTPQTIKKNLYLKEANRLRDEFEEIGAVVQLIEEEKESKNTVFECPILFPEVSSKIKMYFSDTEFYMITNQKSLMRLTLSKKHQGYYVEKGWERLNQNLKYKGGDVQIGLDEFEERIILMFDASIKEISIQNVGKDFIRKKISFPQWKWSSYSRFVHFKGLFYYIQSPIEYSEIEWDSIGDREIEITTHNESASQNLIDAYNEYSKNISKIPKALDLHSVLKNVKQVYINSENELVISKHKLILNTGKIIKLEVADYRAAKKIMAHAESKNEFVFPDGSSIYCDKDGMFVLKSSDIAIPVIYVPACLDTSLGVGTDEFFAGNTYFLPLETHLKQIETTEFYKKTIQQFINSILESVTD; translated from the coding sequence TCAGCAGAAACCTATGAAAAGGAAGGAAAACACTGGGAACAAAATATTGATAAAGCATTTAATTTATTGCGAATTTTAAAAACACTTCCTAATGAATACAAGACAGGAACAAAACGCATTTTGGTTCTGCAAGCTATTTTTGAGAATACACACAATTCTATTTCTGTAAAAAAATCTAAACGTTTAATAGAACAGTTAAAAGAGAAGGATATAGACTCACATAAAGAGCTTTTGAGTTACTATCCATTAAACAGCGACTTCAAGCCGATGGGATTGGTGGCAGATAAATTCCCCACAAGAGAGTCTATTCTAGAAAAAATAGCATCTATTCCACGCATCAAACCCCAAAAAATAGAGGTAGAAGACGATAAAAAACAACAGCCAAGCAAAACCAAAGAAACTGACCTTATAGAAGAACTTCAAAAAGATAAAGATACGTTTGTAATTGGCTCGCTTATTCCATCGCTTTTTGCAGGTCTGAATATTCCTTTTCACAATACACAACCGAGCCAACAGCCGTTGGGAGGTGTTTCAGATTTGACAAACAAAGGTTCTTACGACAGACTTCTCATTTCAGAGTATGCCAATGATGATTTGATTTTTCTCTCTCGTCTTGCCAACAACGAAGCTCTTTTTATCAACAGAGAAGTTCCTCCTCATCAGAATGATTCGGAACGTATTTTTCTAATTGATATTTCGCTTAAAAATTGGGGAACTCCAAAAATTTTAACATTTGCTGTAGCGATTGCGATTGCAGAGCATCCGAAGAGTGATTTTGTTTGTCATTTTTATCTAGTGAGTGAAAAAAAATATCAAAAAATAGCATTAGATACAGTTCATAATGTAATTCAAAGTTTGCTGCATTTTGGTACAGACCTCACAGCAAAACAGGGAATAGAGACATTTTTCGATGAAAATATCAAAGAACTAGATTTAAAAAACAAGGAAGTATTTTACCTTTCTTCCACAGAAGCAATCCAAAACACAGAAACCAAAACAGCCTTAGAAGAATACAAAAAATATATTTCGTATTGGATTCATACCGATTTAGAAACTGAAAATTATGAAAATAAAGGCAAAGTAACGCTTTATAAAAAGAAGCAAAACAGCAAAACGCATATTCAAACGCTCAAATTAGATTTGAATAGACTTTGGGCAAATTCGCCTACTAGAAAGAACAGAAGAAAGAAAAATAAACAGGAGCTACAACTCTACTCTTTAATTTTGAAAAATGCAGGAAGTAGAAAACTAGAGGTTATCAAGAAAATCCGTGATATAATGGAAGTTTCATTAGGTAAAGCGAAAGATGTAGTAGAATATACTCCTCAAACGATTAAGAAAAATCTTTATTTAAAAGAAGCCAATAGATTAAGAGACGAGTTTGAGGAAATTGGTGCAGTAGTGCAGCTTATTGAAGAAGAGAAGGAAAGCAAGAATACCGTCTTCGAATGTCCAATTTTATTTCCAGAGGTGAGTTCTAAGATAAAAATGTATTTTTCAGATACAGAGTTTTACATGATTACGAATCAGAAAAGTCTAATGCGACTTACTTTATCTAAAAAACATCAAGGTTATTATGTGGAGAAAGGTTGGGAAAGGCTAAATCAAAATTTGAAGTATAAAGGTGGTGATGTGCAAATAGGTTTAGATGAATTTGAAGAACGTATAATTTTAATGTTTGATGCAAGCATTAAAGAAATTTCAATACAAAATGTAGGAAAGGATTTTATTAGAAAGAAAATTAGTTTTCCCCAATGGAAATGGTCTTCTTACTCACGGTTTGTACATTTTAAAGGACTTTTTTATTACATTCAATCTCCAATAGAGTATTCAGAAATAGAATGGGATTCTATTGGAGATAGAGAAATAGAAATTACGACACACAATGAATCAGCTTCTCAAAATTTGATTGATGCTTACAACGAATACTCTAAAAATATATCAAAAATACCGAAAGCATTAGACTTACACTCTGTCTTAAAGAACGTAAAACAGGTTTATATAAACTCTGAAAATGAATTGGTTATTTCCAAGCATAAACTTATTCTCAACACAGGAAAAATTATAAAATTAGAAGTAGCCGATTATAGAGCAGCAAAGAAAATTATGGCACATGCAGAATCTAAAAACGAATTTGTTTTTCCAGATGGCAGTTCTATTTATTGTGATAAAGATGGAATGTTTGTCTTGAAAAGCAGTGATATAGCCATTCCTGTAATTTATGTCCCTGCTTGCTTAGATACGTCTTTAGGAGTAGGAACAGATGAATTTTTTGCTGGCAATACTTATTTTTTGCCATTGGAAACGCATTTAAAACAGATAGAAACGACAGAATTTTATAAAAAAACTATTCAGCAGTTTATTAATAGTATTTTAGAATCTGTTACAGACTAA